The sequence below is a genomic window from candidate division WOR-3 bacterium.
CTTTACAAAAATTGGAGAAACTTCTTCTAACGAAACGAGTTATGTTGATTCTTCTATTTCTCCTGGAAGTGATTACTTTTATCGGGTTAGAGCTCATAATTCAGCAGGTAACTCAGCTCCCTCTAACATCGTTCAAGTAACAACTCCTAGTGGTATTGATGATAAAGAAAAAGAGAAGGGCTCTTCTAAATTCTTACTTGGACAAAATTATCCCAATCCATTTAATTCAAGGACAACTATAAATTATAGTGTAGCAACAAAAAGTTATGTAAGTCTAAAAATATATGATCTCTTAGGTCGTGAAATCGCTACACTTGTAGCTGGTGTAAAAGAAAGAGGAAAATACTCGGTAGAATGGGATGGGAAAAAAACATCTGGACAAGAGGTAGAGAGTGGGATATATTTTTATCAATTAAAGACAAATACCGGTTTTAGAGAAACAAAGAAAATGATATTTTTTAATAAGATTTAACCTAAGTTGAGAGATTTTTGTCTTAATTTCCATAACTCAGCTTTGAAATAAATCCTAATCCCAGACTCGGGAACCAGAAATTTAATGGTTAGGTCTTATTTTCAACAATGAAAGTAGGATTTATGTCTAAAAATAGTAAACCGAAGAAACTGTTGGTCTTTCTTCTCACATCTTTGATTTTAATCCTCGGATGTTCGGGCAACATGTTGGAAACCAAAAGTGTGTGGTTGAGAGGTAATATAAACATAGATGGCTCACTCGGGGACTGGGAAGAAATCCCTGTGGTTTCTGCCGACGATAATGGTATTTTTAACTTCAAATTATGCAATGATAACGACTATCTCTATGCGGCTTTCTATTCAAGAAATTTGCGGTTAGGAGGTCAGATAAAAATGATGGGCATGAAACTCTGGATAGATAGTGCCGGTGAAAAAAATAAAAGAATAGGACTTTTTTTCAGAGGAGGGCCAGAATTTTCCCAAAAGAGAGATTCGACTATGCCGAAGAAAACATTTGGAGGTAAGGGAATGGAATTCCCGGGAAAGAATGACCCAATCGAAAGAGAAACATTTGCCATAATAAATAACAAAGGTGATGCGGATTTTATTTTAAAAGACGGTTCAAACGGTCCTGCAATAGAATACGGGATTTTTAATGGGGCTCTTGTTTATGAATTTAAAATACCCCTGAGGATAAAGAGTGTAGAAAGTTTTGCTATTGGAGCTAATCCCGGAGATATTGTAAGTCTTTGTCTTGAACTGGAAGGAGGGAGACCCGAAGGTATGAGGCAAAGACCGGAAGGTGGACCACCAGGTGGATGGGATATGATGAATGAACAGATGGGAGGGGGTATGCCACCCGGAGGTGGAATGCATGGTGGTGGAATGCCGCCTGGAGAAAGCAAATCTTCGGGAAAAGAGATTTGGATAAAAGTCCATCTTGCTTCGAATCCTGAAGATTATAAAACAATTGATTAGATAAGTTTAAAGAGTGCTCTATTGAAATTTAATGATTCCTTAGAGCTTCTCGTTTCAAAAAATTTCCTTGACAACTAGGTTTTAATCATTATAATATTTGAAATATTATTATAATCATATTTTTTATGATTATAATAATATTTTGTATTTTAACCATTTAATAAATAGGAGGTATTATTATGTTTAAATTTATTCTCGTAATCCTTGTTGTTGGGTTATCCCTAGTGGCGGAACAGTTGAAATTCGTTGAAACAATCGGTATCGGCCCATGGTACTACGAGAACGGAGCTCTGGAGATTATAAAAACTTCTGATGATGGTTATGCTATTGCTGGTAGAACAAATTCTTATGGAGCAGGTGGGTATGATTTAATCCTCTCGCGATTTAACAAAATCGGTAAACATCTCTGGACCCGGATAATTGGAGGACCTGGAGAGGAAAGTCCTCTAAACTATGACGCTCTCTCATTGGTTGAAACAAAAGATAGTGGTCTCGTAATTGCGGGAGTAACCAATAGTTTTGGTGCAGGTGATTATGATATTTTGCTGGCGAAGTTTGACGCTTCTGGAAATTTTCTCTGGGCTAAGACAATCGGAGGAGCAAGTGGTGACGATACTCGGCACATAATTCAAACCGATGATGGTGGTCTTATAATGACTGGTTATACTTGGAGCTTTGCCTATCGTCGCTCAGACATATTTGTTGTCAAACTTGATTCCCTATCAAACCTTTCATGGGCAACAAGCATACACTGGGAGTATTGGGATGAATGTGGTAATGCCATTGTTCAGACTCAGGACAATGGTTATGTGGTAGCCGGTGGTTCCTGGAGTTTTGGTTCTAACCATATGTGCCCGGTTCTCACCAAACTCGATAGTGCAGGTAACTGGGTGTGGTCCACACAGATAGACATCGGGGGAGGTGTTAATGTTAATTCTGCCAATACCATCCTGGAGGACCCTGACGGTAATTTGTTTATCGCAGGAATAACGGAAGAATTTAGTTCTGGTGGTGCAGCAGATTGCTTCCTTTCCAAGTTCGATGCCTCGGGAACATATCTCTGGACAAGAAGCTGGGGTGGTACCAATAAGGAAGAGGCATCCCATATGGTAATGACTCCTGATGGCAGAATTGTTATTACGGGATATACCGAGAGCTATGGTGCTGGTTCGAAAGACATCTTTTTAAGTAAATTCGATACCGCCGGAAATCACCTATGGTCGAGGACTATCGGCGGAATTTACTCAGATTATGGATACTCCGTTACCTTAGCCGGTGATAGTGGTCTTACAATTGCCGGATATGCCGTAGGTTTCGGTCCAGATTCTATTGATATGATTCTGGTAAAATGTGATTCTCTTGGTATGACATGCATAGGCGATACCGTAACCCCTGTCGTGGGTTCCCCATCCCCCAATAACGGCTCGGATGCTCCTTATATAACAAACTCCACACCAACAGTGATGGATATAACACCAGAGGTAGCCGTTGTAACTCCCGATATCAACTTCATCTGCAAGGAGTCATCGCCACCAATTCCTTTTAACCTTATCTCTCCTCCAGATTCAACTGAGTTTGCAATTGCAAGACCAACATTTGTCTGGGAATCATCATTTGCTTTAAGTGGTCTGGCGAATTATGAAGTGTATATTAGAGATACCTTGAGAGCAACAACTCTAGATACCTTCTGGACTTCGGATTACAATCTCAGCGAAGAGTTTAACGATTGGTATGTGATTGCTTATGATAATTTTGATAATCCAAGAAAATCCAATCAAACCTGGACTGTTATTGTTGATACCTCTGGTCCATTTATTGACTCTACAACAATATGGAAAGACTCGACAACTTATAAAGGACCTTACCCGATATATACGAAAGTTACGGGACTAAATCAAATTAACAAGGTGAAACTTTGCTACAAAAGAAGAGGAGACCCAGGCTGGTTTTTCAAGGATATGACTCCGGGAGAGAAGAACTGGTACTACGAAGAGATTCCTGGTGTTTTGGAATATAACGATACAGTTAAATATTATATATATGCGGTAGATAACTTACCGGACGAAGCAACCGACCCTAAAAAAGCTCCTTCAAATTACTACTCTTTTATTGTTGTGGAACCCTCCGGTGTAGAAGAGAATGAAACCCCCGGAAAATTCTCACTCTCGGTCAATTCTCCTGCGAAAGACAAATTGCTTTTCAGATTTTCTCTACCGGAAAAAGCAAGGATTTCGTTGGTTGTCCGTGATGTAATAGGTCGAACTGTCTGGGGGGTAAAATCGTTTGAATACCCAGAAGGAGTTCACGAGATACCTTTTGTTCCTAAAAGAAAAGGTATTTATTTCTACGAGTTTAACTCTCCATTTAAGGTTATGAAAGGTAAGCTGGTTATCTTATAGGCAAAGGCATTTAGAGTTATACTCTTAATCGAGAGAAAAAGAGGATAATTTGGTTTAAACCAAATTATCCTCTTTCCATATTTTTTACTTTTTCCAGAATGGAGGGTCGAGCCGATTCCATCATTTCCCGAAAATCTTCATACCTCATTGTTCGGCTTTCGAAAGTTCACTTCTCAAGAGCCGTAAGGAAACGGGCTTTGTAAGCATTGTTGGAGAGAAAGAGGTAAAAGATTGTTCTATTTCGTATTTCCTCTTCTTTAAAATTACATAATTTTTATATTTTAGGAAAAGACTAACCTCTTTTTCTGATTATTTGCAAAAAATTGGGTTGACAAAAATCAAAATTGAATTTATTTTTGATTGAAAAATATTAAACTTAGAAAGGAGGTTTAAAATGGGGATTTTGTCTTGGATTATTATGGGATTGGTAGTCGGTGCTCTCGCAAAGTTAATTATGCCTGGTAAGGATCCTGGGGGAATTATTATTACCATCCTGTTGGGAATTGCTGGTGCTTTTGTAGGAGGCTTTATTGGCTCACTTCTTGGTATTGGAAAGGTGACTGGATTTAATTTGAGAAGTTTTTTGCTCGCTTTGGGTGGAGCACTTCTCTTGTTAATTATCTATCGTGCTGTAAAAAGGAAATAAGGCTTCTTAATCTCTTTCTATTGTCCTGCGATAATTAAATCTGTTAGGCGATTAATATTTCTGTTTTTAAGAGTTTTTAATCGCTAACTAGAAAAAAGGAGATATTTTTTAATTTAGATAATTTGAGAATAATAGTTTTTCCTTTTTAAAATTCTAACTCTGTGAGCAAAATATTTTCTTTTTATCCTTGACATTTTAATGGATTTTGTTTATTATTTTTATAATGAAAGAATTTGAATGTAAAGGGTGTGGTAATTTTATATGGATTCCTGGAGAAAAAGAAAGAAGCCCAGTTTGTTCAGAGTGTCGAAGTGTTATGGAATTTGTTGAAAATGTAAAAAATTCTTCTTATCAAGAAAAAATTATATGCCCTGAGTGTAATGAAATATTTTTTGTGAAAAAGGGGAAGCTTCCTTATAAATGTGTTTTTTGTAACTACACTTTCTCGGTTTCACCGGGGTTAAAACAAAAAGAAAGGTTATAAAATAAAAGGAGGTGTTTTATGAAGTTTTGGAGAGCTTTTTTGGTAGTAGTTGGGCTCCTATTAGTTGTTACTTCTTGTGGGAAGAAGGAAGTCTCAAAAGATGAGACAGAAGAGTTTCTTGCGGGTCTTTCTACAACGTTTGCCCAAGCTATGATGAGTGAAGCCAATCAAGTTCTATATGATTTTACTCAATATGAACCACCTCTTCCTGGAGTAAGCAGTTATGTTCCTACATTAGAGGCGAGTCTAACCATGAAAAAGCTCAGAGGATTTAGACAGCCACCTGGATTTGAGTCACTTTATGGAACTTGGGAATATGATGTGGATTCAGCATGTTGGGTTCATAAAAATCCAAACAATCCTTCTAACGGTATTTTGTTCCTGTGGGTCTTTATAGATACAGTTGGTAATTCTCATCCTGCAAGTCTTTTTGTAGATTCATTTGCTTTCTACCAGGATACTTTGCCAAAGAAAGTATGGGCGAAATTGGGATTGGATAATAAAGACCTTGCTTGGATAAAGTTCAAAGCTGAATATAATTCACCCGAAGAAATAAAAAATCTTTCCTTAATCTATGAAATTATTGGATGCTTCCAGATAGGTTTCTCAATTTTGACTCCTATTGCTATAAATACACTTGACTCTGAATTTGTAGGAACCCTTCGTTTTTGGGCTATTAACAGAAAAAGCAATGATTATCGAGTTGATTTAACTCTTACCAGAAAAGAAGATGATTCTGGGGTTATTGTTCTTGAAGATTCGGATGATTGGAAAATGACGGTGAACATTTCAAAGCCTATTTATGAAGGGGATTATGAGAAAAGAACTGTGAAAGGAGAAATTACAAAAGACGGTGCTCATGCTGCGGATATAGAAGGAGTTATCTGGGATCCTGAGGATATGGAACATCAGTCTGTGGTAATGGTAATATTCTCAGATGGTTCTGAGGAACCTCTTGCAACTTATTTACCCATTGAAGATATAGAACTTTAAATTAAGGGATCTATGAGAAGGAGGTAGGGTGTTCTTTACACCCTACCTCCTTTTTTCAATTTTTTAGTTTTTAAAATCTAAGAAGTTCAAGAAGCTTAGCAAAATTTTTCTAAGAAGAAGTATTGGTTTCTTAATCCTAATTTCCTAATTATTATTAATTTCTTCTTTAGATTTAACTCTTTTGGTTCAGTATAAAGTAAAATATCTTGACTTAGATATTTTCTTTATTATACTGAGCTTTGTAATAAATAAGGAGGAATTGATGGAAAAGAATAATAGAAAAAAATCAAAAAAAACTACTAAGAAATCAAAAAAATTAACAAAGATAAAGAGAGACAGGAAAAAAATTGTAGAAAAATTTAAACAGAAAAAAGTGTGGATTTTTGCAACTGTTATTATAGGCTTAATATTAATTGCATTTTTGTTTTATCCGAAGATAAAAATCAACAAGAAACTGATACTTTCCAAAGAACCGGTAAGCGGAACAACTATTTCATCCAGAGAACTTACGGTAACATCATACAATCCCAAAGGTGAAACATATGGACAGGTTCAAATAAGTATAAATTTTAACAATCCTTTAATACCCCTTGCTACTTTAAGTGATGCAAAGAGAGATTCGATTTTGAGTCATTTCAGTCTTGAGCCTGCGGTTGAAGGCAAATTTAGAATTCTTGGAACTTCCGAAGTTGTTTTTGAACCTGAACACAGCCTACCAATGTCAACTCACTATATTGTGAAAGTTAAAAAGGGTCTTAGAGATATTTTCGGAAATGAACTTAAGGAAGATTTTACCTGGGAGTTTAAAACTCCATTGCCTCGAATAGAAGTCTATCCATCTGACAAATCTCATCATATTGACCTTGACCAAGAAGTTAGAATTACGAGTAACACCTCTTTAGATACAAGCTCTTTGAAAAGTAAAATAGAATTTTTCGAAACTGAAACAGAAGAAAAAGTTGTATATAAATTTCTCGAAGCAAAAGGGAATCCAAGAGATGAAGAAGATATTGGTATGTATTACCTGAGATATAATTATATTCTAAAGCCAGTAAAAAATTTGAAAAAGGATACCAAATACACAGTCGTGCTTCATTCTGGAATTAAGACAAAAAGAGGGAATAGGCTGACAGAGCAGGAATACTCTTCGACTTTCAGAACTTATCCTCCATTTAGATTTATAGAGACCTCTTTCTGTGGACATTGTGGATATAAGCTTACAACAGTTCCTTATCTCTCTTTTACCAATACTCCTGATTGGGAAAGTGCAAAAATAAATATCTCTCTTTCCCCAAAAGGAGAAAAAAATCCATTGAGTGAATACTCTCCCTGTTGGGATGACTATTATTATTTTCTTGGACTTAACGAAGAATATCTGGAGCCAAAGACTAAATATAGAGTAATTATAGGTCCAGACCTTATAGACATTTATGGTCAGAAAATAGAAAATCCCCAAGTAACTTCTTTCGTAACTGGAGAACTGACTCCGAAGATGTGGGGGCCATCTGGTTATCAACTTATAACACCAAATATAGAGCCAAAACTTGGGGTAAAGACTGTTAATATAAATAAAGTTTTCTACGTAATGCAGAGGTTAGAACCTAAAGATATTCTTGTTAGAGAGAGACTTTCTTCTTACTACATTATAGATGAATTGATAAAAAATCTTAAGGTAAAAGAATCTTATAGGGATATAGAATTAAATGAGGAAAAGGTTGGGAAAATATATTTTGACCTTGCTCCATATCTAAGAGGAGGAAAATTTGGTGCGGTTGCCTATAAATTCACCTCCCCAGAAGTATTGTGCTATTCTCAACCGATAAGATTTAATGGGTTAATTCTCCGAACGAACATTGGAATATACACTCAGTTTCATCCGACAGGGGGCATTGTTAAATTAAATCAGCTTACAGATGGGAAGCCTATTGCTGGGGCAAAAGTTAAAATATACAGAGAGGATGACCTACCAAGACTTGAAAAAATCTGGGATCTTATCACAGATAAAAATATAGATAGAATATCTCCCTGTTATGTGGGGGCAACAGATGAAAAAGGAATGCTTATCCTTTCTGCTTCTGAGATGCAACGATGTACAAAAAGAAGGATAACTAATAAAGTGTTAAATGAACTTTATCCACCTGAGGCAGACCCTGATGATATTCTATACGACATTGAAAAATATGGATTCGCTGAACCTCCAACACTTCTTATCGTAGTAGAAAAGGATGATGATTGGACTTTTATCCATACGGAGGAATATGGGAATCCATCCCTTTGGGATTTTGGAATAGAACCTGACTGGGAAGCAGAAAGGCCTATTTGTCGTGGAGTGATATTTTCAGATCGTCATCTGTATCGTCCAGGAGATACTGTTCGATTAAAGGGAGTCGTAAGATACCTCCTTTATGGAAAGTTGCATACAGGGGAAGGATTATCCTTTACAGTGAAAGTAAGAGACCCACATGGAGGAGAAAAGGAGGTTACAGAGGTTAAGGTTAACGAATTTGGAACTTTTAACTTTGAAATTCCAACAAAAGAGGATCAGCCTCTTGGTTATTATTATATCACTGCCGAAAACATAAGATACAACTTGAAAATTCATGGTAATTTTCGTCTTGCTGAATTTAGGGTTCCGGAATTTGAAGTCAAGATGAATGTGGGTAGAGAGATAGCAGTTCTGGGGGAACCCATTGAAATTTCATGGGAAGGAAAATATTATTTTGGATCTCCTATGGGAGGTGCACTCTCTTCTCTTAACATAACCCGTAGAAAAACGGTCTTTATCCCAAAAGGTTGGGAAGAATTTTCTTTTGGAGTTCCGGATTACTTACTTGAGAGGCGTTCTTCTTTAAGTGCTACATATCTTAGAGAAACGAAAAAGCTGGATAAGAAAGGTAAGGGAGTTAAAACAATTATTTTTAGACCAGAAGATGTTCCTTGTTATATGAATTATCTTTTCGATGTGGAAGTTACAGATGTTTCAAATCAGACATCTTCAGCAAATAAAAGCATTACTGTTTTACCTGATAGAAGATTAATTGGCATAAAACTTAATAATTGGATAGTAGCCGCAAAAGACACATTTAAGGTAGACGTTATAGTTTCTTCTCCAGAAGGAAAGGCTCTTTCTGGAATACCTGTAACTGTAAAGTTAATTAAGAGAGAATACCATTCTGTTAAGACGCAAAACCCGGATGGTGAATTCAGAGTTGAAAACACAATGATAAAGAAAGTTGTTGCTATAAAAGAAATAATTAGTGATGACTCTCCAAAAGAAGTTAGTTTTTCGCCTGAAGAGGCAGGTTCTTACGCTGTATTTGCAGAGCTAAGGGATAATCCGAATAGCGGAACTTCTGCAGCGACTTCGGTTTGGGTAGCAGGAGAAAGTTATGTTCCCTGGGAAGAAACAGGAGAGGACAAACTTGAAATCATAATGGATAAGAAGGAATACAAAGTTGGAGATACGGCAAAGGCTTTCATAAAATCACCTTTCCCTCGTGCAGAACTTTTCATCACGGTTTCGAGAGAAAAGATTTTCCTTAAAGATTCAAAAGAAATTAAAGGTGGAGGTTTTACCTATACTTTTGTTGTAACAGAAGAGATGCTGCCAAATGCCTATGTTGGGGCTGTGCTTTATCGTCTTGGAGAACCCATTGTTCCTGTGGAAGAAGAAACAGGGAAGCATCTTGAGAAGATTGGATTTTCGATATTTAAAGTCTCAATTGCCGATAGATATCTCAATGTAAAGATAACACCATCGAGCAAAAAACTCAGGCCTCAAGAAGAACTAAATGTCAATGTAAAAGTCACCCGTAAGGATAAAAAAGGACACAGGAGTGAATTGACTGTTATGGTCGCAGATGAAGCTATTCTTTCTTTAACCGGATACACTCCTCCTGACCTTGTGAAACTTGTCTACGCTCATAGAGGTTTATCCGCGAGAATAACAGACAATCGCCCATTTATAATAACAAAAGAGGAACTTCTGCAAAAAGGTTATGGTTATGGAGGAGGAGCAGAAGCAATGGTTGGAGAACCCATAGTTCGAAAGAAATTCCTGAGATTGGCTTATTACAATCCGAGTCTGGTTACAGATAAAAACGGCGAGGCGTCTTTCCGATTTAAACTCCCGGATAATTTAACGACATGGAGAATAATGGTTGTTGCAGTTGGAGAGAATAATTTTTTTGGATATAAGGATGAGAAAATCGTTGTAACTC
It includes:
- a CDS encoding GlsB/YeaQ/YmgE family stress response membrane protein, coding for MGILSWIIMGLVVGALAKLIMPGKDPGGIIITILLGIAGAFVGGFIGSLLGIGKVTGFNLRSFLLALGGALLLLIIYRAVKRK
- a CDS encoding alpha-2-macroglobulin family protein produces the protein MEKNNRKKSKKTTKKSKKLTKIKRDRKKIVEKFKQKKVWIFATVIIGLILIAFLFYPKIKINKKLILSKEPVSGTTISSRELTVTSYNPKGETYGQVQISINFNNPLIPLATLSDAKRDSILSHFSLEPAVEGKFRILGTSEVVFEPEHSLPMSTHYIVKVKKGLRDIFGNELKEDFTWEFKTPLPRIEVYPSDKSHHIDLDQEVRITSNTSLDTSSLKSKIEFFETETEEKVVYKFLEAKGNPRDEEDIGMYYLRYNYILKPVKNLKKDTKYTVVLHSGIKTKRGNRLTEQEYSSTFRTYPPFRFIETSFCGHCGYKLTTVPYLSFTNTPDWESAKINISLSPKGEKNPLSEYSPCWDDYYYFLGLNEEYLEPKTKYRVIIGPDLIDIYGQKIENPQVTSFVTGELTPKMWGPSGYQLITPNIEPKLGVKTVNINKVFYVMQRLEPKDILVRERLSSYYIIDELIKNLKVKESYRDIELNEEKVGKIYFDLAPYLRGGKFGAVAYKFTSPEVLCYSQPIRFNGLILRTNIGIYTQFHPTGGIVKLNQLTDGKPIAGAKVKIYREDDLPRLEKIWDLITDKNIDRISPCYVGATDEKGMLILSASEMQRCTKRRITNKVLNELYPPEADPDDILYDIEKYGFAEPPTLLIVVEKDDDWTFIHTEEYGNPSLWDFGIEPDWEAERPICRGVIFSDRHLYRPGDTVRLKGVVRYLLYGKLHTGEGLSFTVKVRDPHGGEKEVTEVKVNEFGTFNFEIPTKEDQPLGYYYITAENIRYNLKIHGNFRLAEFRVPEFEVKMNVGREIAVLGEPIEISWEGKYYFGSPMGGALSSLNITRRKTVFIPKGWEEFSFGVPDYLLERRSSLSATYLRETKKLDKKGKGVKTIIFRPEDVPCYMNYLFDVEVTDVSNQTSSANKSITVLPDRRLIGIKLNNWIVAAKDTFKVDVIVSSPEGKALSGIPVTVKLIKREYHSVKTQNPDGEFRVENTMIKKVVAIKEIISDDSPKEVSFSPEEAGSYAVFAELRDNPNSGTSAATSVWVAGESYVPWEETGEDKLEIIMDKKEYKVGDTAKAFIKSPFPRAELFITVSREKIFLKDSKEIKGGGFTYTFVVTEEMLPNAYVGAVLYRLGEPIVPVEEETGKHLEKIGFSIFKVSIADRYLNVKITPSSKKLRPQEELNVNVKVTRKDKKGHRSELTVMVADEAILSLTGYTPPDLVKLVYAHRGLSARITDNRPFIITKEELLQKGYGYGGGAEAMVGEPIVRKKFLRLAYYNPSLVTDKNGEASFRFKLPDNLTTWRIMVVAVGENNFFGYKDEKIVVTQPFVLRPVLPRFARLGDSFKGGVAITNSTEAEGSVKVSAEIGGNSLIFKQDEPLIKEISLKPGQSKSVLFPFEAVKKGEAILKFTAYFTGTFGGKEIKESDAVETKLEVQELLTTETVVAVGETKDKVEEAIKVDGSVRKDMGGLEITLSSTALANIGEGAKYLVEYPYGCLEQTSSKLLALIMLKYLSDKYGFELKAVKPVDRVIEANIRKILLMQNSDGGFKFWPTSHESDCYLSPYVAYLFKRSEELGYKIPSEVKESLLKFFEYTLRNPCYTFYSWQSLAEYRINILLGMHYLGKTDETYFEEYFNRRKELSFGAQISLAYLLYKSGRWGREAKILLKEIKNGIFVTAQTAHFETPKDLPPSWLFMSSPVITTSEAIKLFLEMEPESEFISKFARYILNARKNGKWRYTYENAKAIDGLVEISLKRETKPPKYSADVFLAGEKVLSHMFKSYQYKPFEEFVPISKIPSGLNKIILSKKGVGYLYYVLSYSYRLKGTQSSRNEGLTIKRTVRNLNTGTLIGEYKKEPLPMVKVKTGDILEVELEFKVPQTSYHLVIDDPLPSGLEVIDASLKTTSIRYNIKSQGTVTRGGSWNPINHTELRDDRVALFADEVRPGIYKYKYLLRATTSGYFLWPFAKVSLMYEPEQFGTCSEGFIEVVGE